One Deltaproteobacteria bacterium genomic window carries:
- a CDS encoding LL-diaminopimelate aminotransferase codes for MSRFSLSRRIQSLPPYLFAELDRKKQEVRAKGMDIIDLGVGDPDRPTPKFVVDRMKKEAAVGANHQYPSYEGLPEFRAAAAKWYRERFGVSLDPAGEVVALIGSKEGIAHFPLAFVDPGDVVLVPDPGYPVYHIATMFSGGKSHFMPLKRENGFLPELEKIPAAALAKAKILFLNYPNNPTSAVADRAFYRKVLAFAEEHDLIVAHDVAYTEIYFDGAKPMSILELPGAKKRCIEFHSLSKTYNMTGWRIGFAVGNPELVGGLGKVKTNVDSGVFQAIQGAAVAALQSGDKATDAIRKTYQERRDVLIPGLRALGLDPVMPRATFYVWIPVPKGYTSATFCEHLLTKTGIVTTPGNGFGASGEGYVRMALTKEKGRIREALDRIRKAGF; via the coding sequence ATGAGCCGCTTTTCTCTGTCCCGCCGCATCCAGTCCCTTCCGCCGTACCTGTTCGCGGAGCTCGACCGGAAGAAGCAGGAGGTCCGCGCGAAGGGAATGGACATCATCGATCTCGGGGTGGGAGATCCCGATCGGCCGACGCCGAAGTTCGTCGTCGACCGGATGAAGAAGGAAGCCGCGGTGGGCGCCAACCACCAGTACCCGTCCTACGAAGGGCTGCCGGAGTTCCGCGCCGCGGCGGCGAAATGGTACCGGGAAAGGTTCGGCGTGTCCCTCGACCCTGCGGGCGAGGTCGTAGCCTTGATCGGCTCGAAGGAAGGGATCGCACATTTCCCGCTGGCCTTCGTCGATCCCGGCGACGTGGTGCTGGTCCCGGACCCCGGCTACCCCGTCTATCACATAGCGACGATGTTTTCGGGGGGGAAATCCCACTTCATGCCCCTGAAGCGGGAAAACGGCTTCCTGCCCGAATTGGAAAAAATACCTGCCGCCGCGCTCGCGAAGGCGAAGATCCTTTTCCTTAACTATCCGAACAATCCGACCTCGGCGGTGGCCGACCGGGCTTTCTACCGCAAGGTTCTCGCCTTCGCGGAGGAGCACGACCTCATCGTGGCCCACGACGTCGCGTACACGGAGATCTATTTCGACGGCGCGAAACCCATGAGCATCCTCGAGCTTCCGGGGGCGAAGAAGCGCTGCATCGAGTTCCATTCCCTTTCGAAAACCTACAACATGACCGGCTGGCGGATCGGATTCGCAGTGGGGAACCCGGAGCTCGTGGGCGGCCTGGGGAAGGTCAAGACGAACGTGGACAGCGGCGTATTCCAGGCCATCCAGGGGGCTGCCGTCGCGGCCCTGCAATCGGGCGACAAGGCCACGGACGCCATCCGCAAGACATACCAGGAACGCAGGGACGTCCTGATACCTGGTCTTCGCGCCCTGGGTCTCGACCCGGTTATGCCGCGGGCCACCTTCTATGTCTGGATTCCCGTCCCGAAGGGGTACACGTCGGCCACTTTCTGCGAGCACCTCCTTACGAAAACCGGGATCGTCACGACGCCGGGGAACGGTTTCGGAGCGAGCGGCGAAGGATACGTCCGCATGGCGCTGACCAAGGAAAAGGGGCGCATACGGGAAGCTCTCGACAGGATAAGGAAAGCAGGGTTTTAG